GGTGCGGTTCCTGCCGGACTTCGACAACGCGCTGCTGAGCCATGCCGACCGCACCCGCATCGTCGGCGACCCGGAGCGGCGCGCACTGGCCCGGGCCAACGGGCAGGCGCCGGGGACGGTGCTGGTCGACGGCTTCGTGGCGGCCGCCTGGTCGCTGCGCCGCGAGCGCTCGGCGGCCACCCTCGAGGTACGGCCGCTACGGCCCCTGACGTCCGCCGAGCGCGCGGACGTGGCCGCCGAGGCGGAGGAGCTCGTCGCGTTCCTGGCCCGGGACTCGGCCTCCCGTGCGGTCGTCTGGGCGAGCGGGCTACGCGCCTAGCCGGCGACGGCCACCGAGTACCCGGCGCGGTCGTCCTCGAGGTCGCCCGTCTCACCGTCGGCGACAGCCCGTCGGCCGAGCACCAGCGTGTACGCCCAGAACGCGGCGAGCACGGCGGCGCCGATGATGATCTTCACGCTCCACGGCAGGTCCGAGCCGGTGACGAACCCCTCGACGAGGCCCGAGACGAGCAGCACGCCCACCAGGCCGAGCGCGACGGTGAACAACGAGCGCCCCTCCTCCGCGAGCGCGCGGGCTCGCGGCCGCGGGCCGGGATCCACCCACGTCCAGAACAGCCGGAGGCCAGCGGCGCCGGCGACGAAGATCGCGGTGAGCTCCATCAGCCCGTGCGGGGAGATGAGCTGCAGGAACAGGGCGAGCTCGCCGTGCGCGGCCATCATGCCGCCCGTCGCCCCCACGCTGACGGCGTTGTTGAGAAGCACGTAGGCGGGGCCGATCCCGGTGATGCCGAGGCCGACGCAGAGGGCGGCGATCCACGCGTTGTTGGTCCACACCATTGTCGCGAAGTCGATGCCCGGGTCGTAGTAGGACGCGAAGGCGTTCTCCACGTAGTCCAGCCGTTGGGACTCGGTGCCCATCATCGCGAGCGCGGCGGGCTGCGTCGCCACCCACACTCCGGCCACCACCGCGATGGCCAGGCACGCCGCCGTCACGCCGATGGTCCACCACCGGATGCGGTAGAGGGCCGCGGGCAGGGAGACCACCACGAAGCGGATGACATCGCGCCACGCGGGCTCGTGGGCGCCCGCGATCCGGGCGCGGGCGCGCGCGAGCAGCTGCGACAGGCGGGTCACGAGCTCCGGGTCGGGAGCGCTCGATCGCACCCGCGACAGGTCCGTGGCCACGGCTTGGTAGAGCCGGACCAGCTCGTCGACCTCCGCGCCGCTCAGACGACGCCGTCGGGCGAGCTCGTCGAGGCGCTCCCAGCCCGGGGAGTGCACAGCGGTGAAGGCGTCCAGGTCCACGCCGGATACCCTGCCACAGCACGTGGGGACCCGACTGCAGGAGGAGCACGATGGACGAGGGCATCGTCACCGGAGAAGGCGTGCTGCTCGACACACGGCCCACGTCGTTCGTGTCCCGGGCACTGGCGGCCTTGATCGACCTGGCCGTGCTGGGGATCGTGCTGCTCGCGGCCGCGCTGGCCTTGGGCGGCACGAGCTTCACGCCGAGCGAGGCGTTCTCGCGGATCCTGTCCATCGCCCTGCTGGCGACCATCCTGGTGATCGCGCCGACCACGGTGGACACGCTCACCCGTGGCCGCTCGCTCGGCAAGCTCATCGTGGGCATCCGGGTGGTCCGGGACGACGGCGGCCCGGTGCGGCTGCGCCAGGCGTTCGTGCGAGCGCTGACCGGTGTCTTCGAGCTGTGGCTGACGTTGGGGAGCGTCGCCCTGATCTGCGCGATCGTGCAACCGCAGGGCAAGCGCGTCGGCGACCTCCTCGCGGGGACGTATGCGGTGCGGGTGCGCGGCAAGACCGCGGCGCGAGCCCCCGTGATGATGCCCCCGCACCTCGCGGAGTGGGCCGCCGGCGCGGATGTGCGACGTCTGCCCGACGGGTTGGCGCTGTCGGTGCGGCAGTTCCTCGCACGGACCGGGACGCTGCACCCGCAGTCGCGCGCCAGCCTGGGCACCGAGCTCGCGGTCGAGGTCCAGCGGTATGTGGCGCCCGCGCCGCCCCCAGGCACCCACCCGGAGGTGTTCCTGGCCGCGGTGCTGGCCGAGCGCCGCCGCCGAGAGCACCTCAGCGCGGAGGCCAGCCGTCAGCGCGCCGCCCAGGAGAGCGCCCTGATGCAGCGGCTCCCGCACGGGGTGCCCGACCCCGTCGACTGACCTGTGCCGCTCAGCCCGCCCAGCGGACCTCGCCGTCGACCACCGTCGGGGTGGGCTGGAGCCCGACCGCCCGCGCGACGCCCGCCGACGCGTGATGGCCGGGGTGCACGTCCGCGAGAAGAGAGCTGACCCCCTGCCCGCGGAGCCAGTCGGCGACGGTGATGGCGGCCTCCCGCGCATAGCCGTGGCCCTGCTCGTGGGTGGCCACGACCCAGGCCAGCTCGGCACGGACCTCAGCGTGCTCAGTGTGCTCAGCGTGCGACAGGGTCGCCTGCACGGTTCCCACGAGGCGGTGCGTGTCGTGACGGCGCAGCATCCAGTTCAGCCAGCCCTGCGAGCCATCGGGCGAGCGCCCGACGGACTGGCGCGTGAAACGGTCGTCGAGCTCCTCGGCCGTCGCGGGCCGCCCGCCGGTGTAGGCATGCAGGCGGGCGTCGTCGAAGATGACGAAGGCCTCGGTGGCATGCTCGGGCCGCAGCGGCTCGAGCACCAGGCGGGACGAGCGCAGCGTCGCCGCGGGAGGCCAGGTGGCGGGGGTGGGGAGGGTGGTCACGGCGGGGAGGGTACGGCCCGACGGCCGACCGCGGCCATCAATATCGGTAGTGGTCGGGCTTGTACGGTCCCGCCACATCGAGGCCCAGGTACTCGGCCTGGACCTTGGTCAGCTCGGTGAGCCGCACGCCGAGCGCGTCGAGGTGCAGCCGCGCGACCCGCTCGTCGAGCGCCTTCGGCAGGCGGTGCACCCCCACGTCGTACGCGTCCGCCCGCGTGAACAGGTCGACCTGGGCGATCACCTGGTTCGTGAACGACGTGCTCATCACGAAGCTCGGATGGCCGGTGGCGTTGCCGAGGTTGAGCAGCCGGCCCTCGGAGAGGACCAGCACGGAGTGCCCGTCGGGGAACGTCCACTCGTGCACCTGCGGCTTGACCTCGACCCGGGTGACGCCGGGCCACGCCGCCAGCCCGGCCATGTCGATCTCGTCGTCGAAGTGGCCGATGTTGCCGACCACGGCCTTGTCCTTCATCGCCGCCATGTGGTCCGCGGTGATGACGTCCCGGTCCCCCGTCGTCGTGATGAAGAAGTCCGCCTCGCCCACCACGTCCTCGACCCGCGCCACCTGGTGCCCGTCCATCACGGCCTGCAACGCGCAGATGGGGTCGATCTCGGAGACGACCACCCGGGCGCCCTGGCCGCGCAACGCCTCGGCGGCGCCCTTGCCGACGTCGCCGTAGCCGGCGACCAGGGCCACCTTGCCGCCGATGAGCACGTCGGTGGCCCGGTTGAGGCCGTCGAGCAGCGAGTGGCGGATGCCGTACCGGTTGTCGAACTTGGACTTGGTGACGGAGCTGTTCACGTCGATCGCGGGGAACAGGAGGGAGCCTGCCTCGGCGAGCTGGTCGAGGCGCCGCACCCCGGTGGTGGTCTCCTCGGTGACGCCGCGGATGCCTCGCGCGATCCCGGTCCACCGCTGCGGATCGGCGGCCAGGGAACGACGCAGCGTCTCGCGCAGGACCTCGCCCTCGGCGGAGTGGCCTGGCTCCCCCGGCGACGTGCCGGGTCCCACCGTGCCGGCCCGCTCGGCCTCGACGCCCTGGTGCACCAGGAGGGTCGCGTCTCCGCCGTCGTCGAGGATCATGTTCGGGCCCGCGCCGGGCCAGGTGAAGACCTGGTCCGCGCACTCCCAGTACTCCTCGAGCGTCTCGCCCTTCCACGCGAAGACCGGAGCCCCCCTGGGCTGCTCGGGCGTGCCCTCGGGGCCGACGACGACGGCCGCCGCCGCCTCGTCCTGTGTGGAGAAGATGTTGCACGACGCCCAGCGGACCTCTGCGCCCAGCGCCGTGAGTGTCTCGATGAGCACCGCGGTCTGGACCGTCATGTGGATCGAGCCGGCGATGCGGGCGCCGGCCAGCGGCTGGCTGGGGGCGAGCTCGCGCCGCAGCGCCATCAGCCCCGGCATCTCGTGCTCGGCGAGCCGGATCTGCCTCCGGCCGCTCTCCGCGAGGCTCAGGTCGCGCACCCGGAACTCGCCGGGTGACTCGTCGAAGCCGGACATCGGCGCCCCTCTGGTCGGTCGACCACGCCCTTCGCCGTGCACGGCCATGCTACTGATCGGCCGGGCGCCTGCCAGTGGTGGTCGAACCGGCCGGCGGCGCCTGGGAAGATCGTCAGGTGAGCGCCACCCTCGTCGCCCGCGGCCTCGGCGCCGCGCACGGTGACCGTCCCCTGTTCTCCGGCCTGGACCTCGTCATCGCCCCTGGGGACGTGGTCGGGCTCGTCGGCGCCAACGGGGCGGGCAAGTCGACGCTCCTGCGCGTCCTCGCGGGCGAGGCCGAGCCGGCCGCGGGAACTGTGGCCTGCTCGCCGGCCGACGCCCTCGTGGGCCACCTCGCGCAGGAGGTCGAGCGCCTCCCCGGAGAGACCGTCGCCCAGAACCTGGCGCGGCGGACCGGCGTGGCCGCGGCGCAGGCCGAGCTGGACGCCTCCGCCCAAGGCCTCGCCGACGGGACCCCGGGGGCCGATGACGCCTACTCGGCCGCCTTCGACCGCTGGATGGCGCTGGGCGCCGCCGACCTCGACGAGCGCACCGGGCAGGTCATGGCCGACCTGGGCCTCACGGTGGACCTGTCGCACCCGATGACCGGCCTGTCGGGCGGGCAGGCGGCGCGGGTGGGCCTTGCCGCCCTCCTGCTCTCCCGCTTCGACGTCCTGCTGCTCGACGAGCCGACCAACGACCTGGACCTGGACGGGTTGGCCCGGCTGGAGTCGTTCGTCCGCTCGCAGCGGTGCGGCCTGGTCGTCGTGTCGCACGACCGCGAGTTCCTGGCCCGGTGCGTGACGTCCGTGGTCGAGCTCGACCTCGCCCAGCAGCAGGTCAACGTGTACGGCGGCGGCTACGACGCCTATCTGGAGGAGCGGGCCACCGCCCGGCGGCACGCGCGCGAGGCGTACGACGAGTACGCGGACCAGCTCGGCGGGCTGGAGGCGCGTGCCCGCATGCAACGCGGCTGGATGGACAAGGGCGTGCGCAACGCGCTCAAGAAGTCCAGCGACCCGGACAAGCACATCCGGCAGCGCCACCGGGAAGGCTCCGAGAAGCAGGCGGCGAAGGCGCGCCAGACCGAGCGCATGATCGAGCGGCTCGACGAGGTCGTCGAGCCGCGCAAGGAGTGGGACCTGCGCTACGAGATCGCCGCGGCGCCGCGCGGCAGCGCCGTCGTGGCCACGCTCCGTGGCGGGGTGGTGCGGCTGGGCGGGCAGGACACCGGGCGTCCGCCCTTCACGCTCGGGCCGATCGACCTGCAGGTGGACGCCGGGGACCGGATCGCGGTGACGGGCGCGAACGGGTCCGGCAAGACGACGCTGCTGGGCGCGCTGCTCGGCCGGACGCCCCTCGACGAGGGGCACGCCACGCTGGGCTCCAGCGTCGCGGTGGGCGAGGTGGACCAGGCGCGTGCGGCGCTCAGCCCGGGCGCCGGCGCGGAGGGACCCCTCCTCGACGCGTTCGCCGCGCACACGCCCGACCTCGCTCCGGCGGACGTGCGGACCCTCCTGGCGAAGTTCGGCCTCCGCGCCGGCCATGTGCTGCGCCCGCTGGGCTCCTTGTCCCCTGGCGAGAGGACCCGCGCGGCGCTCGCCCTGCTGCAGGCGCGCGGCGTCAACCTGCTGGTGCTGGACGAGCCGACGAACCACCTGGACCTGCCCGCCATCGAGCAGCTCGAGCAGGCCCTCGAGTCCTACTCGGGGACGCTCCTGCTGGTGACGCACGACCGCCGCATGCTCGATGCGGTCAGCGTGAACCGTCGCTGGCGCGTGGAGGACGGGCGCGTCCGCGAAGAGTGAGGCTCCTCACGTCTCGGCCCTGGCGTGCCGATCGGGGCACATTCGGCGCCCCAGGTCAACATCACGGAACGGTAACGATCCAAGAACAGGTAAAGCCGCAGGTCAGCGAGCCGTAAGGCCGAC
The sequence above is a segment of the Cellulomonas chengniuliangii genome. Coding sequences within it:
- the ahcY gene encoding adenosylhomocysteinase — protein: MSGFDESPGEFRVRDLSLAESGRRQIRLAEHEMPGLMALRRELAPSQPLAGARIAGSIHMTVQTAVLIETLTALGAEVRWASCNIFSTQDEAAAAVVVGPEGTPEQPRGAPVFAWKGETLEEYWECADQVFTWPGAGPNMILDDGGDATLLVHQGVEAERAGTVGPGTSPGEPGHSAEGEVLRETLRRSLAADPQRWTGIARGIRGVTEETTTGVRRLDQLAEAGSLLFPAIDVNSSVTKSKFDNRYGIRHSLLDGLNRATDVLIGGKVALVAGYGDVGKGAAEALRGQGARVVVSEIDPICALQAVMDGHQVARVEDVVGEADFFITTTGDRDVITADHMAAMKDKAVVGNIGHFDDEIDMAGLAAWPGVTRVEVKPQVHEWTFPDGHSVLVLSEGRLLNLGNATGHPSFVMSTSFTNQVIAQVDLFTRADAYDVGVHRLPKALDERVARLHLDALGVRLTELTKVQAEYLGLDVAGPYKPDHYRY
- a CDS encoding stage II sporulation protein M produces the protein MDLDAFTAVHSPGWERLDELARRRRLSGAEVDELVRLYQAVATDLSRVRSSAPDPELVTRLSQLLARARARIAGAHEPAWRDVIRFVVVSLPAALYRIRWWTIGVTAACLAIAVVAGVWVATQPAALAMMGTESQRLDYVENAFASYYDPGIDFATMVWTNNAWIAALCVGLGITGIGPAYVLLNNAVSVGATGGMMAAHGELALFLQLISPHGLMELTAIFVAGAAGLRLFWTWVDPGPRPRARALAEEGRSLFTVALGLVGVLLVSGLVEGFVTGSDLPWSVKIIIGAAVLAAFWAYTLVLGRRAVADGETGDLEDDRAGYSVAVAG
- a CDS encoding ABC-F family ATP-binding cassette domain-containing protein; the protein is MSATLVARGLGAAHGDRPLFSGLDLVIAPGDVVGLVGANGAGKSTLLRVLAGEAEPAAGTVACSPADALVGHLAQEVERLPGETVAQNLARRTGVAAAQAELDASAQGLADGTPGADDAYSAAFDRWMALGAADLDERTGQVMADLGLTVDLSHPMTGLSGGQAARVGLAALLLSRFDVLLLDEPTNDLDLDGLARLESFVRSQRCGLVVVSHDREFLARCVTSVVELDLAQQQVNVYGGGYDAYLEERATARRHAREAYDEYADQLGGLEARARMQRGWMDKGVRNALKKSSDPDKHIRQRHREGSEKQAAKARQTERMIERLDEVVEPRKEWDLRYEIAAAPRGSAVVATLRGGVVRLGGQDTGRPPFTLGPIDLQVDAGDRIAVTGANGSGKTTLLGALLGRTPLDEGHATLGSSVAVGEVDQARAALSPGAGAEGPLLDAFAAHTPDLAPADVRTLLAKFGLRAGHVLRPLGSLSPGERTRAALALLQARGVNLLVLDEPTNHLDLPAIEQLEQALESYSGTLLLVTHDRRMLDAVSVNRRWRVEDGRVREE
- a CDS encoding GNAT family N-acetyltransferase, whose protein sequence is MTTLPTPATWPPAATLRSSRLVLEPLRPEHATEAFVIFDDARLHAYTGGRPATAEELDDRFTRQSVGRSPDGSQGWLNWMLRRHDTHRLVGTVQATLSHAEHTEHAEVRAELAWVVATHEQGHGYAREAAITVADWLRGQGVSSLLADVHPGHHASAGVARAVGLQPTPTVVDGEVRWAG
- a CDS encoding RDD family protein gives rise to the protein MDEGIVTGEGVLLDTRPTSFVSRALAALIDLAVLGIVLLAAALALGGTSFTPSEAFSRILSIALLATILVIAPTTVDTLTRGRSLGKLIVGIRVVRDDGGPVRLRQAFVRALTGVFELWLTLGSVALICAIVQPQGKRVGDLLAGTYAVRVRGKTAARAPVMMPPHLAEWAAGADVRRLPDGLALSVRQFLARTGTLHPQSRASLGTELAVEVQRYVAPAPPPGTHPEVFLAAVLAERRRREHLSAEASRQRAAQESALMQRLPHGVPDPVD